A region of Nitrospinota bacterium DNA encodes the following proteins:
- a CDS encoding protein kinase, translating to MGLVYKGLDPKINRPVALKIIRSSTMGQEAQSSLHLAERLLVEAQAAGRLSHPSILTIYDVGEQKLKDGSLCIYIAMEFLEGKRLDWHIKNNTYTYIYKKLNIIREIAEGMEYAHRRNVIHRDLKSSNIIIVDGDHPKIMDFGLAKIPDSSITLTLSGTIMGTPSYMSTEQIYGKPVDHKTDIYSLTVILFEIISGKKPFTGNNITSIIFNAISQPPPMLNNLNPELGGALNSFIQKGLAKKPEDRFENFTEYLESLNKIIFSSQMAETMPVAPAMESAQAGSLPVTTPRLEETPLKAFVNEMHSGLKHLPDLEESTKDLAEAAPPVKGPLEIDSDQIRRKNGDLVKLRVKFTKLLSKYTDISYSIDEKGLADCLDKSLTQMGFSLHTGISSPLESFVKQINHDINRGRLFILLYKHKESGYDMVKLFRELLKLNPEIDMGGVIPLFRGIVKEDQQQAMLRFLGDAGVRFTIFFTKQESVEHNVAEILSGLVQYSNVISGLGASKEKRVTESKKYGMEDIEIYKGLLELGDMHMRSNQHEEAAKVLSEAVQLNPDINSLVNRGDAKFKRGMYVDALNDYREANKLNQEAPAPYAKIGGCCMTLGRNETEKGDAARAQSWYEAGIKRLLESEKLIEQQEIRYADSPEKLPGNPYFPLLSAVRMVDYEMTGMDDIKRDFSKLAGRLAEKTKNIQVEDKETDIETLMGRALALAASGNKAEAERIFIGALKRNPEHVSPDFNNYAVQLRKAGEYSRAYGIYQELLKYQIPEKTVVIENMKTAGMKHALQLRNLGRFEEAKAVYKTMLSLDAGEKEWMFCELASIGLESGDQPGACKWYNEAISHNPDMLKSEKFKKYPELENMCGLMVKKPAQDN from the coding sequence ATGGGTCTTGTATATAAAGGCCTGGATCCCAAAATAAACCGCCCGGTGGCGCTGAAGATCATCCGCTCCTCCACGATGGGGCAGGAAGCCCAATCATCCCTGCATCTGGCCGAGCGGCTTTTAGTTGAGGCGCAAGCCGCCGGCCGCCTTTCGCATCCATCCATCCTGACAATATATGACGTAGGCGAGCAAAAGCTGAAGGATGGCTCACTGTGCATTTACATCGCAATGGAATTTCTGGAAGGAAAACGGCTGGACTGGCACATAAAGAACAATACTTACACATATATCTATAAGAAGCTGAACATAATCCGGGAAATCGCGGAAGGGATGGAATATGCGCACCGCCGCAACGTCATCCACCGGGACCTTAAGTCGTCCAACATAATCATTGTTGATGGGGATCACCCCAAGATCATGGATTTCGGCCTGGCAAAGATTCCGGACTCGTCTATAACTCTCACGCTTTCCGGCACGATCATGGGCACTCCAAGTTACATGTCCACCGAACAGATATACGGCAAGCCGGTGGACCACAAGACGGATATTTATTCCTTGACGGTCATTCTTTTCGAAATTATCAGCGGCAAGAAGCCATTTACCGGGAACAATATCACCTCTATAATCTTCAACGCCATCAGCCAGCCCCCGCCCATGCTGAATAACCTGAATCCTGAACTGGGGGGGGCTTTGAACTCGTTCATTCAGAAAGGGCTTGCCAAGAAGCCGGAAGACCGGTTTGAGAATTTCACCGAATATCTTGAATCGCTCAACAAGATAATATTTTCATCGCAAATGGCCGAAACAATGCCCGTGGCTCCGGCGATGGAAAGCGCGCAGGCTGGAAGCCTCCCTGTAACAACGCCCCGGCTTGAAGAAACGCCGCTGAAAGCTTTCGTCAATGAAATGCACTCCGGATTAAAACATCTCCCCGACCTTGAAGAAAGCACGAAAGACCTGGCGGAAGCCGCCCCGCCGGTGAAAGGGCCGCTGGAAATAGACTCCGACCAGATCAGGCGCAAGAACGGCGACCTGGTCAAATTGAGGGTCAAATTCACAAAACTGCTTTCCAAATATACCGATATTTCGTACAGCATTGACGAAAAAGGGCTGGCCGATTGCCTGGACAAGTCGCTCACGCAAATGGGTTTTTCGCTCCACACCGGCATTTCAAGCCCCCTTGAAAGTTTTGTCAAGCAGATCAACCATGACATTAATCGCGGCCGTCTCTTTATCCTTCTTTATAAACATAAAGAATCCGGATATGACATGGTCAAGCTTTTCAGGGAGCTTCTGAAGCTCAACCCCGAAATAGACATGGGCGGCGTCATCCCTCTTTTCCGCGGAATCGTTAAAGAGGATCAACAACAGGCCATGCTCCGGTTTCTCGGGGACGCCGGGGTAAGATTCACGATTTTTTTCACAAAACAGGAATCGGTCGAACACAACGTGGCCGAGATCTTAAGCGGACTTGTCCAGTACAGCAATGTGATTTCCGGCCTCGGCGCGTCAAAGGAAAAAAGGGTGACCGAATCGAAAAAATACGGGATGGAGGATATAGAAATATACAAAGGCCTGCTGGAGCTGGGCGACATGCACATGAGATCCAACCAGCATGAGGAGGCCGCCAAGGTGCTCTCCGAAGCGGTCCAATTAAATCCGGATATCAATTCCCTCGTTAACCGGGGAGACGCAAAATTCAAGCGCGGCATGTATGTTGACGCCCTGAACGACTATCGGGAAGCCAACAAGCTCAACCAGGAGGCCCCGGCGCCTTACGCGAAGATCGGTGGATGTTGCATGACTTTGGGGAGGAACGAGACAGAGAAAGGGGACGCCGCAAGGGCCCAGAGCTGGTACGAGGCAGGCATCAAACGTCTGCTGGAGTCGGAAAAACTCATAGAACAGCAGGAAATCCGGTATGCGGATTCACCTGAGAAGCTACCGGGCAATCCCTACTTTCCCCTCCTTTCAGCAGTGCGCATGGTGGATTACGAGATGACCGGCATGGACGATATAAAGCGGGATTTCTCAAAGCTGGCCGGGCGTCTTGCCGAAAAGACAAAGAATATACAGGTGGAAGACAAGGAAACCGATATCGAAACGCTTATGGGCAGGGCTCTGGCGCTGGCGGCCAGCGGGAACAAGGCCGAGGCGGAAAGGATATTCATAGGCGCCTTGAAGCGGAATCCGGAGCATGTGTCGCCGGATTTCAACAATTACGCGGTTCAGTTAAGAAAGGCTGGTGAGTACTCGAGGGCTTATGGCATCTACCAGGAGCTTCTGAAATATCAGATCCCGGAAAAAACCGTTGTCATCGAGAACATGAAAACGGCAGGGATGAAGCACGCTCTTCAGCTTCGGAACCTGGGGCGCTTTGAAGAAGCAAAAGCAGTGTATAAAACCATGCTTTCGCTGGACGCGGGGGAGAAGGAGTGGATGTTTTGCGAGTTGGCCTCCATCGGCCTTGAAT